GTATTTGGCTTGAGAATAAGCCTGTAAAAATTGCGAAACGTCGTTTTCTTTAAGATAATTGACCAATAGATTTCTGGAATTGTCCCTGCGATTTTCATCCAGTTTATAAGCCATATTGCTGAAAATCAGTCCGGAACGAAGACTTGTTTTTTGGTTGATTTTATAATTGTAAAAACCTGAAAGCCTGATGGTATTGTAAGCATATAGATTTTTTTGAGACACAACCCATTCTTTGTTATTGATAAAATCCTGATTTAGATTTGTGGATGATTCGCGGGAAAACGCCAATACGGAATAAAAATACCCTTTTTTACCTGTCGATATTTTATGACTCAGCCCCATCACACCCATTTTCTGCGATTCGCTGTCATTAGATGTCTGGTCTTTTTCATCGGAAAAGCTCATACCTCCCAAGCCAAACAAACTAAATGTTCCTGCCTTTTTGGTGGGGAAATTCAGGGTGAAATTGGCATCCCGGTAAGCAGGCTTAAAATCCCCGGTTTCGATAGCCAGCAGACCTGACTTGAAAAGTAGTTCCAATGTGGAGTAACGCATGTTAACCCTATAGGAGGGACCACCTTTTTTTAGAGGCCCTTCAGCACTGGCATCGAGGCCTATGATACCAAACTGACCCGTAAACTCATGTTTTTGATCATTTCCCCTTCGCATTCTGAGGTCGAAAACACCTGATGAGGCATTGCCATATTCTGCCGGAAAAGCTCCTGTAAGAAAATCAGAGTTGGCCAGGCTATTGCTGTTGAGCATACTAATGATGCCGCTTGTGGAGCCCTGGCCATCGCCAAAATGATTAGGGTTGGGGATTTCGACGCCTTCCAGTCTCCAAAGAAGGCCTTTGGGAGAGTTTCCTCTGATCACTATCTCGTTGTTTTGGTCATTTCCGGCTGATGCCACGCCTGCGAAAGACATCGCCATTCGGGATGGGTCGCTGTAACCTCCAGCGTAGCGGTTGGTCTCCTGAACCGTAAACTGCCGCCCGCTGACCATAGTCAGGTCATTGTTCGTTTTCTGTTTGTCGTATTCGGCTTTGACTACCAGCTCATCGAGTAATTGTGCGTTCTCGTTCAATTCTATGCTTAATACTACTTCTTTTCCACTTCCGAGGTCTATCAGCGGGAGTTTTTGGCTAAAATACCCCACCATACTTATGCTGAGGGAATATCTGCCAATAGGAAGTTTTTCGAAGGAAAAAATGCCATTTTCGTCGGTGAATGTACCTTTTTGAGACCCATTGAGCAGGATGGTAGCTCCGGGCACAGGTTGTTGGCTGTCTTTGTCAAGCACCCGTCCGCGGATAGTCTGGGAGGGCTGCTGAGCATGACCAACCAGATTTAGAAAAATAAAAAAAATAAATAAAATGTTTGGTTTCATCAGGGGTGAAAAACTAGCACAAAATAACTTATAAATAGGAAGTTTTTCGATATTTGGATTTTATTATTTCTCTGGAATAACCTTGATTTTTATTTGAATATCTGGAAAATCGAACATTTAAGATTATTCGAAATCCTCATAAACTTTTGAAGAATCGACGGTGGCGGAGTTTATTTTTTCAAGTTCTTTTACAGTAAGATTTCGCCATTTTCCTTTTGGTATATCGAGATGAATGTTCATAATCCTGACTCTTTTCAGTTTTACCACCGAATAGCCCAAATACTCGCACATTCGTCTAATTTGCCTGTTAAGACCTTGAGTTAGGATAATTTTGAAGGTAAACATATCTATTTTTTCTACTTTGCATGGATTGGTTACGGTATCTAAAATCGGCACACCTTTGCTCATTTTATAAATGAAATCCTGATTAATGGGCTTGTTTACTTGTACCACATATTCCTTTTCATGATTGTTTTTGGCTCTAAGGATTTTATTCACAATATCGCCATCGCTGGTAAGTAAAATCAAACCTTCCGACGGCTTATCGAGCCTTCCGACAGGAAAAATACGCTTTGGATGATTGATAAAATCTATGATATTGTTTTTTTCGGCCTTTACATCCGTAGTGCATACTATGCCCACCGGTTTGTTAAAAGCCAGATATACATGCTGCTCTTTGGGTTCAGAAATAAGTTTCCCATTTACTCTAATTTCATCTCCAATTTGCAGTCTGGTGCCCATTTCCGGCACTTTCCCATTAATCGTCACCCGACCTTCTTCAATAAGGGTGTCTGCTGCTCTCCTTGAACAAAACCCTACTTCGCTCAAATACTTGTTGATTCTGGTGCCTTTGGGGTCTATCTGACTATTTTCTTTATTTTGCATCTGAATTTTATCCAACCACAGGGTTAATCGGTGTAAACGCAAATTTCTAAAAAGCTTTGGAAAAGTGGGTGATATTTGTGAAAGTTCTATATTTTTTTAATAGAAAAGCATGTTTTAAAAGCCTTTACTCAGTAATTATTTGATTTTCAAAAACTTAATATTCAGGTTTTTCTCAATCACTCTTATGATTTTCAGCTCTTCAGAATTGACAAAAGCTATCGATATTCCTCTTTTTCCAGCCCTTGCGGTTCGGCCACTTCGGTGAGTATAGTATTCTATCTGGTCTGGCAATTGGTAGTGGACAACATAGCTAAGTCCTTCAATATCAATCCCTCTGGCTGAAATATCAGTCGCCACTAAAACTTGGATTTTCTTGTTTTTAAAAGCCCGCATCACTTTATCACGGTCTCTTTGCTCCAAATCACCGTGGATGGCATCTGCCGAAACCTCCTTGGCTTTAAGTCTTTTCGCTATCATTTGGGCATCGTCACGCGTTCTGCAAAAAACTATCCCTCTGGCCGCCCCTTGCGATTCTAAAAACTTCAAAACAAAATCAAACCGCACTTTGGCTTCACAGATAAAAAATTGGTGCTCTATTTTGCTATTGACCACTTCGGTTTTGCTCACCGATACCCTGTGTACATCAGGTGCCATGTATTTCTCTGTCAGATTTTTAAGAGAATCCGGAATGGTTGCGGTGAATAGCCATTTGATGTTTTCAGGGTGAATTTGACCAATGATTACATCAATCGCATCTTTAAAGCCCATGCTTAGCATTTCGTCGGCTTCGTCTAATACAATAGTTTTTACCTTGCTGATATCCAGAGCTTTACGTTCCAGTAAATCCATTAATCTACCAGGTGTGGCCACCACTACCTGTGTAGGTCTTTTCAGTCGGGCTATTTGAATATCAATCTTTTCACCACCATACACAGCCTCTGCAAATACTTTTTCGGAGTATTTGGTCATTTTAAAAATCTGCTTGGCTATTTGTTGACATAGTTCTCTGGTTGGAGACAAAACCAATACCTGTATCTCTTTGATTTTGGGATTGAGTCGTTGCAGGAGCGGAATACCAAATGCGACGGTTTTTCCGGTGCCAGTCTGAGCCTGTCCAATAAAGTCGGTATTGTGTTTTAATAAATATGGAATTACAAGTTGCTGTATTTCAGAAGGTTTTACGATTTTGTTTTCTTCTAAGGCCTTTACTAAATTACTGTTTACGCCTAGTTGATTGAAGTTTTCCAATGCTAAAAATTGATTTTTGAACTGCAAAGGTAGGGATATTGAGGGGGAATACGGAAAATTTTGCCTTTCTCCTGATTTCGAAAAGCATATATGAAATATTTAAATCGATTTAAATATTAAAAAATGAGTTTGGAGGTATTAAATATTAAGCCGAAATATATTTATTTTTTGCAAATATTTTTTCAAATTTTCTCCCAAAAGGTTATTTATTGTATTGGTCAAAATGTTTTATTTACTATTGTATTTGCCCTTAAATACAATGAGTTTATGAAATTTTATTAACCTTCATAACTGCATCAAAGAGTAGCTGGCGGAGACTCTGCAGGGACTTATATTCCCGGTTTCATCAATGCGAAATCTGATACAAAATAGCCTGTTTATTAGAAGATTACTGAATTTTTGGAATTATATTTAATTGTGCCGGGTGTAAATTGAAAATGAAGATTTTCAATTTGGAATAAAAATTAATCTTGAATTGAATTCATTAGATTTGGAATAGTTTTTGGGGGATTTATAATAATAATGATTGAAAATCCTTTTTTAACAGGATTCGCCATTTCCATTCTATGCATGTAGGACAATTGCTGGCTATAGGTATGAAATAGTTTTGGAAATTTACATTGGCAATGATAGTAAATCCTCGTTACAGATGATCATTTAGGAAAAAGCTTCGCTCAAAGGATTGGAAATTATTATTGGATTTACCGGGGAATCAAAATTTCGACTTGTAAATAACAAGGATATGAGCAAAAGATTTTCTATTATGTTCTTCACAATGGTTTTTTTAGCCAATTGCTTCTTTTTTCAACAAATTGAGCCGGAAAAACTGAATAGCCTTTATGACAAGCTATTAAGCTTGTTTTTATTCCAATTTGACTATTTTTTATTATTTGTTTACATCACCCTGAAAAGTTTTAGTTATCCATTTAGAGCATTATTTTTCCTCAGTTTTGTTTACGGTAGTCTTTTTGTAATGGGCATGTCATCGATTTTAGTCAATGATATGCAGATGTATGATATTATATATTCCTACATTCAACCGGTGTTGAGATTAATTTTCATGGGTATTTTTATAAATATCGGTATAAAATCAAAAAATGAAATTTTAAGAAAGGATAAGGTTTTTTTAGCCATTGGATTAGCCTTTGGGCTTTATTTTTTTATTCTCTTGAATTTCTATCCCAGGCCTTCAATGTGGTCTTTTAATTTTTATTGGATAGCCCTGATGTCCTTTTTCGTAGTTGGTATTTTAGTTAAAAAAAATACTTCCAGACTTAATTTCTCAATAGGCTTACTCTTTGTACTTTTTTCTGATTTGTATTATATTTTACCTCCGGAAGTTCGGCTTTACGAACTGACCTACATTTTCATAAGAATCATAAATACTTTAGGAGAGTTCTTTATTGTAAATTTTGTATTGGTTCATTACCTAAGGGAAAAAGAGTGAGTTACCCTGTTAAGTTTTATATATTTTTGATTCATTTCTCACCTACCCTAGTTTCCGGCAACTACTCTGATTTTCAAAATAATTTATGCGATTTTTCCAAATTTCTTTAATTGCATTTCTCTTGGATTTTGTAATTTTAGGCAAAATCTAAAACTGATCCTGCAATATGGCTGCAAGAACAAAGAAAAAAATGTATTTTAAAAAATTTCCCTTCACAGAGGTGAACACAGAGTCTCTGTGGGAACTAATCCATCAATCAGTCATTGGAGAGTGAATATGCAGTGGTGGTTAATTTAAAGGTATCTATTTTAATAAATTAATTTAACAGCTGAGATAAGTCAAAATCCGGGACAAAAATGAAAAAAAATTAACATTTGAAAACAATGAGCAAATTTAGATTAACTGCGTTTATACTTTTGGTTTTAGTAGGGTGTAAAAAGGGAGATTTGATTGAACCCACACCAAACTGGGAAGTTGGAAAAATCAAATCCATAGAGTTGATTGATTCTGTGGGTAATGTCCAAAAATATGACTATAAATATGAGATTTTTGCAAAAGACTCGGCGGTAAGAGTTAAGCAACTGAGCTACACTGATGCAAAAAATAAAATATCTGAAACCTTGACTTTTACGAGAGACGAAAAGCATGTTCTCAAAACTGCCAAGAGGGTTTATAAACAAAAAGACTCTACTTTTACCAACACCCGTTTGTACCAGTTTAGTTCACTTTTCAATGACTTCCCAAGTTATTATGTCGATACTGTAAGGCAGCTTTATCTGGTTGGGGATTATTATCAATTGACTACTTTTAAGTTTTTTACGGGAATCATTCGGTTCAATGTTAAAGATAATCATAACAATACTACGAATTTCCTGAGATACGAATGGCAGGGGCTTAACTATAGCCTGAAAATATATGATCAAAATGATGGAAAGGTAGAGTTTTACTATTACAGGTTTGACGATAAGAAGAAAAATCCTATTGAAGACCTCTACCGAAATTACGTAGGCTTTTGGTCACGAGAGCTAACTTTTACTTGCCCTTATCTACCAAACTATTATGAGGAACAGCTGGCAGGCAAAAACCATACTTATGAATATTCTTACGATACAGAGGGGCGACTTGTGGAAAGTTCTCTGTTACTGTCTAAGCAAGGCACAAAAGTGCTTCGTGGTAAGATGAAGATATCCTATTATACAAAATGACCTGCAAAATATATGAAGAAAATT
The sequence above is a segment of the Cytophagaceae bacterium genome. Coding sequences within it:
- a CDS encoding TonB-dependent receptor — translated: MKPNILFIFFIFLNLVGHAQQPSQTIRGRVLDKDSQQPVPGATILLNGSQKGTFTDENGIFSFEKLPIGRYSLSISMVGYFSQKLPLIDLGSGKEVVLSIELNENAQLLDELVVKAEYDKQKTNNDLTMVSGRQFTVQETNRYAGGYSDPSRMAMSFAGVASAGNDQNNEIVIRGNSPKGLLWRLEGVEIPNPNHFGDGQGSTSGIISMLNSNSLANSDFLTGAFPAEYGNASSGVFDLRMRRGNDQKHEFTGQFGIIGLDASAEGPLKKGGPSYRVNMRYSTLELLFKSGLLAIETGDFKPAYRDANFTLNFPTKKAGTFSLFGLGGMSFSDEKDQTSNDSESQKMGVMGLSHKISTGKKGYFYSVLAFSRESSTNLNQDFINNKEWVVSQKNLYAYNTIRLSGFYNYKINQKTSLRSGLIFSNMAYKLDENRRDNSRNLLVNYLKENDVSQFLQAYSQAKYSPGERFSLTAGLHYSKFLLNQNQMLEPRAGVKFQINPKNTLSAGFGLNSRLEPVSMYLYKRRKQGEIFVQPNRNIGLTRAAHYVLGYDRSLNPNTRLKIEAYYQKLFNVPVDTNRKSTFSMLNATSGIPNNVLENSGLGENYGLELTLERYFANNFYYLITASLFDSKFMVKDKIWRNTVFNNTYVGNLLAGRDFAIGKQKIHWFTVNSRLMWRGGNRYTPINLAESIRRNTTIQDANKAFVPRYPDYLRLDMGFSYKLNKKKTTWNFSADIQNITNRKNIIRERYNSTTKSIYYNYALPLIPIISAKVDF
- a CDS encoding DEAD/DEAH box helicase; the protein is MENFNQLGVNSNLVKALEENKIVKPSEIQQLVIPYLLKHNTDFIGQAQTGTGKTVAFGIPLLQRLNPKIKEIQVLVLSPTRELCQQIAKQIFKMTKYSEKVFAEAVYGGEKIDIQIARLKRPTQVVVATPGRLMDLLERKALDISKVKTIVLDEADEMLSMGFKDAIDVIIGQIHPENIKWLFTATIPDSLKNLTEKYMAPDVHRVSVSKTEVVNSKIEHQFFICEAKVRFDFVLKFLESQGAARGIVFCRTRDDAQMIAKRLKAKEVSADAIHGDLEQRDRDKVMRAFKNKKIQVLVATDISARGIDIEGLSYVVHYQLPDQIEYYTHRSGRTARAGKRGISIAFVNSEELKIIRVIEKNLNIKFLKIK
- the rluF gene encoding 23S rRNA pseudouridine(2604) synthase RluF, whose product is MQNKENSQIDPKGTRINKYLSEVGFCSRRAADTLIEEGRVTINGKVPEMGTRLQIGDEIRVNGKLISEPKEQHVYLAFNKPVGIVCTTDVKAEKNNIIDFINHPKRIFPVGRLDKPSEGLILLTSDGDIVNKILRAKNNHEKEYVVQVNKPINQDFIYKMSKGVPILDTVTNPCKVEKIDMFTFKIILTQGLNRQIRRMCEYLGYSVVKLKRVRIMNIHLDIPKGKWRNLTVKELEKINSATVDSSKVYEDFE